Proteins found in one Micromonospora sp. WMMD1082 genomic segment:
- a CDS encoding DivIVA domain-containing protein — translation MIYVPGERLHPHHLRTAVFDSRWRGLDADQVRDYLDRVADELERLHRELTTANTETERIRQALRQWQSRHTGCRHAPHGSPNTRRPR, via the coding sequence ATGATCTACGTGCCCGGGGAGCGGTTGCATCCGCATCACCTTCGCACCGCTGTCTTCGACAGTCGCTGGCGTGGCCTCGACGCGGACCAGGTGCGCGACTACCTCGACCGGGTGGCCGACGAACTCGAACGGCTGCACCGGGAGCTGACGACGGCGAACACCGAGACGGAACGCATCCGGCAGGCGTTGCGGCAGTGGCAGTCCCGGCACACCGGCTGTCGGCATGCGCCACATGGCTCACCGAACACCCGGCGGCCGCGATGA
- a CDS encoding DUF6879 family protein, producing MRDVLRSAAGERLSLAGYDEDFAEAVGSVDGPILRTQRLQTLREPGNPAWEAFAQGRWDEAMGLAAEPDPETVRFFEALDRAGSGLRRLRIVERPLSPYLIWELHTLRHRAAAGERIRILGADRLAGFEGKHGRIPELMVLGDRVLYEVMYDPSGTPVGARKVVEPGVVRACRVQIESLLTEAESFDSFFRHEVAGLQPQQ from the coding sequence ATGCGTGACGTGCTCAGGTCTGCGGCCGGGGAGCGGTTGAGTCTCGCCGGCTACGACGAGGACTTCGCCGAGGCCGTGGGCTCGGTCGACGGTCCGATCCTGCGGACGCAGCGCTTGCAGACGTTGCGTGAGCCCGGCAACCCCGCCTGGGAGGCCTTCGCGCAGGGGCGCTGGGACGAGGCGATGGGACTCGCGGCGGAGCCGGATCCGGAGACCGTCCGGTTCTTCGAGGCGCTCGATCGGGCCGGCTCCGGGTTGCGCCGGCTGCGGATCGTGGAGCGGCCGTTGTCGCCGTATCTGATCTGGGAACTGCACACCCTGCGCCACCGCGCGGCCGCCGGCGAACGGATCCGGATACTCGGCGCGGACCGGCTGGCCGGCTTCGAGGGCAAGCATGGCCGGATCCCGGAGCTGATGGTGCTCGGCGACCGGGTCCTCTACGAGGTGATGTACGACCCGTCGGGCACGCCGGTGGGCGCCCGGAAGGTGGTCGAGCCGGGCGTGGTCCGGGCCTGCCGGGTGCAGATCGAGTCGCTGCTCACCGAGGCCGAGTCCTTCGACTCCTTCTTCCGGCACGAGGTCGCCGGTCTGCAACCCCAGCAGTAG